Proteins found in one Syngnathus acus chromosome 9, fSynAcu1.2, whole genome shotgun sequence genomic segment:
- the LOC119127136 gene encoding neurogenic locus notch homolog protein 1-like isoform X1, which produces MPIFLAKVTLVLWLIGLARGLRCFMPTESCLNQGRCDATPDGNGQCKCQDGYAGNRCQLRIPCTSGTCLNACVGTPCRNGGTCQLDGLQAYKCRCPPGWSGNQCQYPDPCASNPCANDGRCSAIESQYVCACTPFFSGKTCKQDVNECDASPPPCKNGGFCVNVVGGYHCRCPAEYSGQRCESRYLPCSPSPCQNGGTCIQKGDTSYECTCVPGFTGKNCNQNIDDCPGHECQNGGTCVDSVNSYNCRCQPEFTGQLCTEDVDECQLMPNACQNGGTCHNTYGGFQCVCVNGWAGDDCGENIDDCASAACSHGSTCHDRVASFVCECPHGRTGLLCQLDDACISNPCQKGSNCDTHPVSGNHLCTCPPGYLGASCDQDVDECSLGPNPCEHAGKCINTKGSFQCKCQRGYVGPRCELDVNECMSNPCMNEATCLDQIGAFHCICMPGYEGEFCEIDTDECDHSPCMNGGKCIDKINAFLCQCPTGFTGHLCQIDIDECASTPCKNGAKCTDGPNMYTCECTEGYTGRHCETDVYECLSDPCHYGSCVDGLASFSCLCHPGYTGRLCETNINECLSQPCRNGGVCQDRENAYICNCPTGTTGINCEVNIDDCKSNPCDYGTCIDKINGYECACKPGYTGAMCNINIDECAINPCHNGGTCIDGINRFTCVCPEGYHDATCFSQVNECLSNPCVHGHCEDKVNGYNCLCDSGWSGQNCDINNNECESNPCMNGGTCKDMTSGYVCTCHVGFTGPNCQTNINECASNPCLNQGTCIDDVAGYKCNCVLPYTGENCESVMAPCSGKPCKHAGVCQESEDYQSFSCVCPEGWQGQTCEVDIKECVKNPCLNGATCQNTLGSYRCGCKPGFTGRNCETDIDDCKPNPCGNGGVCQDRANGFLCTCQPGFRGPACDEDINECESHPCENGANCTDCVNSYTCTCPPGFSGIHCENNTPDCTESSCFNGGTCVDGINTFTCLCPSGFTGSYCQHDINECDSRPCLHGGTCQDSYGTYKCVCPHGYTGLNCQNLVSWCSSSPCKNGGNCWQRGTAYSCECQTGWAGVYCDIPSVSCEVAAKQRGVDVGNLCRNSGRCLDAGNVHRCHCQVGYTGSYCEEQVDECTPNPCQNGATCAGFLGGYTCKCSPGFAGTNCSDEINECFSQPCQHGGTCIDLINTYKCSCPRGTQGVNCEINVDDCTPLADPLTKEPKCFNHGRCVDGVGGYHCLCPPGYVGERCEGDVNECLSNPCDPRGTHRCIQLANNYRCECRTGFTGQRCDAVFDGCKGKPCRNGGTCAVASNTPNGFICKCPPGFTGSTCEYNSHACGSLRCRNSGTCISGQKSPKCLCAPFFTGPECQYPGDSPCKSNPCYNSGTCEDAAKAPYYRCVCPANFNGLWCHILDYSSPGGPGHDLAAPPPSAADEACEIPQCEERKHNQVCDVLCNNHACGWDNGDCSLNFDDPWKNCSASLQCWRYFNDGKCDAQCDNAGCLYDGFDCQNLEGQCNPLYDQYCKDHYADGHCDQGCNNAECEWDGLDCADNMPEKLALGQLVVVALIMPEQLLNNSFGFLRELSRVLRTNVVFRMNAEGETMVYPYYGSEHELKKYIVKRSVDTWSDVPGKVVNVVKRSIDGLRWTKRELDHLQIKGSIVLLEVDNRQCIQQSSECFQSTTDAAAFLGALASSGKLDVPYTIEAVYSGADPQPPQELYPLYLVVGSLAMLALVGVGMVAARKRRHEHGRLWLPEGFKTTEPSKKKRREPVGEDSVGLKPLKNTSDISLMDDGHDWGEDETSDAKRFRQFDELAVLDAGERKDNRQWTQQHLDAADLRVPSVAPTPPQGEIDSDCMDVNVRGPDGFTPLMIASCSGGGLETGNSEEEEDASANVINDFIYQGASLHNQTDRTGETALHLAARYARSDAAKRLLEASADANIQDNMGRTPLHAAVAADAQGVFQILIRNRATDLDARMHDGTTPLILAARLAVEGMVDELINCHADVNAIDDFGKSALHWAAAVNNVAAAVVLLKSGANKDMQNNKEETPLFLAAREGSYETAKVLLDHFANREITDHMDRLPRDIAQERMHHDIVRLMDEYNLVRSPPMHAGALGNALSPPLCSPNGYLGGMKQPPPQGPAGGKKARKPGAKVCKDAKDMKVKKKNSQDGKPPGSLLDSSAVLSPVDSLESPRGYGSDAASPPVMTAAALSHLQTMSDPHMGVGHMVMPSKQELARMQFDPLPPRLTHMPVSGSTGQCDWMSRMQFSAMRNGAQHGMMTGPHSGHPQMMAYASIPGNRLNPIMQQMQNLQQLQNQNFINADLSPPELQQGPVPIRTILPQEAQIMPAALGAQFLTPPSQHSYSGPVDGNTPSHQVQVPDHPFLTPSPGSPDQWSSSSPHSNMSDWSEGISSPPTSMPAQMGHLAEQFK; this is translated from the exons GCCTGAGATGCTTCATGCCCACCGAGTCATGTTTGAACCAGGGGAGATGTGATGCCACTCCGGACGGCAACGGACAGTGCAA GTGTCAAGATGGATACGCCGGAAACAGGTGCCAGCTTCGCATCCCGTGCACCAGCGGAACCTGCTTGAACGCCTGCGTTGGCACGCCGTGCCGCAACGggggtacctgtcagctggaCGGTCTGCAGGCGTACAAGTGCCGCTGTCCGCCCGGATGGTCAG GTAACCAGTGCCAATACCCCGACCCCTGCGCGTCCAACCCGTGCGCAAACGACGGGCGCTGCTCGGCCATCGAGTCGCAGTACGTCTGCGCCTGCACGCCCTTCTTCTCGGGCAAGACCTGCAAGCAGGACGTCAACGAGTGCGATGCCAGCCCGCCGCCGTGCAAGAACGGCGGCTTTTGCGTCAACGTGGTCGGCGGCTATCATTGCCGCTGCCCGGCCGAGTACTCCGGCCAGCGCTGCGAGAGCCGCTACCTGCCCTGTAGCCCGTCGCCGTGCCAAAATGGAGGCACCTGCATCCAGAAGGGAGACACCAGCTatgaatgcacctgtgtgccAG GCTTCACGGGGAAGAACTGCAACCAGAACATCGACGACTGCCCCGGTCACGAGTGCCAGAACGGCGGCACCTGCGTTGACAGCGTCAACTCTTACAACTGCCGGTGTCAGCCTGAGTTCACAG GTCAACTGTGCACGGAGGACGTGGACGAGTGCCAGCTGATGCCCAACGCCTGCCAAAACGGCGGCACGTGCCACAACACCTACGGCGGCTTCCAGTGCGTGTGCGTCAACGGCTGGGCGGGCGACGACTGCGGCGAGAACATCGACGACTGCGCCAGCGCCGCCTGCTCCCACGGCTCCACCTGCCACGACCGCGTAGCCTCCTTCGTCTGCGAGTGTCCCCACGGCCGCACAG GTCTGCTGTGCCAGCTGGATGATGCCTGCATCAGCAACCCTTGTCAGAAAGGCTCCAACTGCGACACCCACCCCGTCAGCGGGAATCACCTGTGCACCTGCCCTCCGGGCTACCTGGGGGCATCCTGTGATCAAGACGTCGACGAGTGCTCactag GTCCCAACCCGTGCGAGCACGCCGGCAAGTGCATCAACACCAAGGGCTCGTTCCAGTGCAAGTGCCAGCGGGGTTACGTGGGGCCGCGCTGCGAGCTGGACGTCAACGAGTGCATGTCCAATCCGTGCATGAACGAGGCCACCTGCCTGGACCAGATCGGAGCCTTCCACTGTATCTGCATGCCAG GCTACGAGGGGGAGTTCTGCGAGATCGATACGGACGAGTGCGATCACAGCCCCTGCATGAACGGCGGCAAGTGTATCGACAAGATCAACGCCTTCCTCTGCCAGTGCCCCACAG gtTTCACTGGGCATCTTTGCCAGATCGACATCGATGAGTGTGCCAGCACGCCGTGCAAAaatggtgccaagtgcacagaCGGGCCCAACATGTACACCTGCGAGTGCACAGAGG GTTACACCGGGCGGCATTGCGAGACGGATGTGTACGAGTGCCTCTCAGACCCGTGTCACTACGGCTCCTGCGTGGACGGCCTGGCCTCTTTCAGCTGTCTTTGTCACCCGGGTTACACGGGACGGCTGTGCGAGACCAACATCAACGAGTGTCTCAGCCAGCCGTGCAGGAACGGTGGCGTCTGCCAGGACCGGGAAAACGCCTACATCTGCAACTGCCCCACTGGAACCACCG GAATCAACTGTGAAGTCAACATTGATGACTGCAAGAGCAACCCGTGTGACTACGGGACCTGCATCGACAAGATCAACGGTTATGAGTGTGCCTGCAAGCCCGGATACACTG GCGCCATGTGTAACATCAATATAGACGAGTGCGCCATCAACCCGTGCCACAACGGCGGCACGTGTATCGACGGCATCAACCGCTTCACCTGCGTGTGTCCCGAGGGCTACCACGACGCCACTTGCTTCTCGCAGGTCAACGAGTGTCTCAGCAACCCCTGTGTCCACGGCCACTGCGAGGACAAGGTCAACGG CTACAATTGCCTGTGCGACTCCGGCTGGAGCGGCCAAAACTGCGACATCAACAACAACGAATGCGAGTCCAACCCGTGCATGAACGGCGGCACGTGCAAGGACATGACCAGCGGCTACGTGTGCACTTGCCACGTGGGCTTCACTG GACCAAACTGTCAAACCAACATCAACGAATGTGCCTCCAACCCCTGCCTCAACCAGGGGACGTGCATCGACGACGTGGCCGGCTACAAGTGCAACTGTGTTCTGCCTTACACGG GAGAAAACTGCGAAAGCGTAATGGCCCCCTGCAGTGGCAAACCTTGCAAACACGCCGGAGTGTGTCAGGAGTCGGAAGACTATCAAAGCTTCTCCTGCGTCTGCCCCGAAGGATGGCAAG GGCAAACGTGCGAGGTGGACATTAAGGAGTGCGTGAAGAATCCCTGCCTCAACGGAGCCACCTGCCAGAACACGCTGGGAAGTTATCGCTGCGGCTGCAAGCCCGGCTTCACCGGACGCAACTGTGAAACTGACATTGACGACTGCAAGCCGA ACCCATGCGGCAACGGGGGTGTGTGTCAGGACCGAGCCAACGGCTTCCTGTGCACGTGCCAGCCGGGCTTTCGGGGCCCGGCGTGCGATGAAGACATCAACGAGTGCGAGAGCCACCCGTGCGAGAACGGTGCCAACTGCACCGACTGCGTCAACAGCTACACCTGCACCTGCCCGCCTGGCTTCAGCGGCATCCACTGTGAAAACAACACGCCTGACTGCACAGAAAG CTCCTGTTTCAACGGCGGCACGTGCGTGGACGGCATCAACACCTTCACGTGCCTGTGCCCGTCCGGCTTCACCGGCAGCTACTGTCAGCACGACATCAACGAGTGCGACTCCAGACCCTGCCTGCACGGCGGCACGTGTCAGGACAGCTACGGCACCTACAAGTGCGTGTGTCCGCACGGATACACGGGACTCAATTGTCAG aatttggTGAGCTGGTGCAGCTCGTCACCTTGCAAGAACGGCGGTAACTGCTGGCAAAGGGGTACGGCCTACAGTTGCGAGTGCCAGACTGGCTGGGCGGGCGTCTACTGCGACATACCTAGCGTCTCCTGCGAGGTGGCAGCCAAACaaagag GGGTGGATGTCGGCAACCTGTGCCGTAACTCAGGCCGGTGTCTGGACGCAGGAAACGTCCACCGCTGCCACTGCCAGGTGGGCTACACTGGCAGCTACTGTGAGGAACAAGTGGATGAATGCACTCCCAACCCCTGTCAAAATGGAGCCACTTGTGCGGGCTTTCTTGGAGGATACACTTGCAAG TGCTCGCCAGGCTTCGCGGGGACCAACTGCTCCGACGAGATCAATGAGTGCTTCTCCCAACCGTGCCAGCACGGGGGCACCTGCATTGACCTGATCAATACCTACAAATGCTCCTGTCCCCGGGGAACGCAAG GCGTCAACTGCGAGATCAACGTGGACGACTGCACGCCGCTGGCCGACCCGCTCACCAAAGAGCCCAAGTGTTTCAACCACGGCAGGTGCGTGGACGGCGTGGGCGGCTACCACTGCCTGTGCCCGCCCGGGTACGTGGGCGAGCGCTGCGAAGGTGACGTCAACGAGTGCCTCTCCAACCCGTGCGACCCGCGCGGCACGCACAGGTGCATCCAGCTAGCCAACAACTACCGCTGCGAATGTCGTACCGGATTCACAG GTCAGCGCTGCGACGCCGTGTTCGATGGTTGCAAGGGGAAACCGTGTCGCAATGGGGGCACCTGCGCCGTGGCCAGTAACACTCCAAACGGCTTCATATGCAAATGTCCGCCT GGCTTCACTGGCTCCACATGCGAATACAACAGCCACGCTTGCGGCAGCCTCCGGTGCCGCAACAGCGGCACCTGCATCTCGGGCCAAAAGAGTCCCAAGTGTCTGTGCGCGCCGTTTTTCACGGGGCCTGAGTGCCAGTACCCCGGCGACAGCCCGTGCAAATCCAACCCTTGCTACAACTCGGGCACGTGCGAGGACGCCGCCAAGGCACCGTACTACCGCTGCGTCTGCCCCGCCAACTTCAACGGCCTCTGGTGCCACATTCTGGACTACAGCTCCCCGGGCGGGCCGGGCCACGACCtggcggcgccgccgccgtcggCGGCCGACGAGGCCTGCGAGATCCCGCAGTGCGAGGAGCGCAAGCACAACCAGGTGTGCGACGTGCTGTGCAACAACCACGCGTGCGGCTGGGACAACGGCGACTGCTCGCTCAATTTCGACGACCCGTGGAAGAACTGCTCGGCCTCGCTGCAGTGTTGGCGCTACTTTAACGACGGCAAGTGCGACGCGCAGTGCGACAACGCCGGGTGCCTCTACGATGGATTTGACTGCCAGAATCTGGAAGGACAGTGCAA CCCGCTGTACGACCAGTACTGCAAAGACCACTACGCCGACGGCCACTGTGACCAGGGCTGCAACAACGCCGAGTGCGAATGGGACGGCTTGGATTGCGCCGACAACATGCCCGAGAAGTTGGCCCTGGGCcagctggtggtggtggcccTCATCATGCCCGAGCAGCTCCTCAACAACTCCTTCGGCTTCCTGCGAGAGCTCAGTCGCGTCCTGCGCACCAACGTGGTGTTCCGGATGAACGCCGAGGGCGAGACCATGGTCTACCCTTACTACGGCAGCGAGCACGAGCTGAAGAAGTACATCGTCAAGCGCTCGGTGGACACCTGGTCCGACGTGCCCGGCAAGGTGGTGAACGTGGTTAAGAGAAGCATAGATGGGCTTCGGTGGACAAAGAGGGAGCTGGATCACCTGCAGATCAAAGG CTCCATTGTGCTCTTGGAAGTGGACAACCGTCAGTGCATCCAGCAGTCCAGCGAGTGCTTCCAGAGCACCACCGATGCCGCCGCCTTCCTCGGGGCGTTAGCCTCCAGCGGAAAACTGGACGTTCCCTACACCATTGAAGCTGTTTATA GCGGCGCCGACCCGCAGCCGCCGCAGGAGCTCTACCCGCTCTACCTGGTGGTGGGCAGCCTGGCCATGCTGGCCTTAGTCGGCGTGGGCATGGTAGCTGCCCGCAAGCGCCGGCACGAGCACGGGCGCCTCTGGCTCCCCGAGGGTTTCAAGACCACCGAGCCCAGCAAGAAGAAGAGACGCGAACCCGTCGGGGAGGATTCTGTGGGATTAAA GCCGCTGAAAAATACCTCGGATATTTCACTCATGGACGACGGCCACGATTGGGGAGAAGATGAGACTTCGGATGCCAAACGCTTCAGG caGTTTGACGAGCTCGCCGTCCTGGACGCGGGCGAGCGCAAGGACAACCGGCAGTGGACCCAGCAGCACCTGGACGCAGCCGACCTGCGCGTCCCCTCCGTGGCGCCCACACCCCCACAGGGCGAGATTGACAGCGACTGCATGGACGTCAACGTGCGAGGACCAG ATGGCTTCACACCGCTGATGATCGCATCCTGCAGCGGTGGCGGCCTGGAGACGGGCAacagcgaggaggaggaagacgccTCGGCCAACGTCATCAACGACTTCATCTACCAGGGCGCCAGCCTCCACAACCAGACGGACCGCACCGGCGAGACGGCGCTGCACCTGGCCGCCCGCTACGCCCGCTCCGACGCCGCCAAGCGGCTGCTGGAGGCCAGCGCCGACGCTAACATCCAGGACAACATGGGCAGGACCCCGCTGCATGCCGCCGTGGCCGCCGACGCCCAGGGAGTCTTCCAG ATTCTCATAAGAAACCGCGCCACCGACTTGGACGCCCGTATGCACGACGGCACCACCCCCCTCATCTTGGCCGCCAGGCTGGCAGTGGAGGGCATGGTGGACGAGCTCATCAACTGCCACGCTGATGTCAACGCCATTGATGATTTtg GCAAGTCAGCGTTACATTGGGCCGCCGCTGTGAATAACGTGGCGGCTGCTGTCGTGCTGCTCAAGAGTGGCGCCAACAAGGACATGCAGAACAATAAG GAGGAGACGCCGTTGTTTTTAGCAGCCCGGGAGGGAAGCTACGAGACGGCTAAAGTCCTGCTGGACCACTTTGCCAACCGGGAGATAACGGACCACATGGACCGACTTCCCCGAGACATCGCCCAGGAGCGAATGCATCACGACATCGTCCGTCTGATGGACGAGTACAATCTGGTGCGGAGTCCCCCCATGCACGCGGGTGCCCTGGGTAACGCCCTGTCGCCCCCGCTCTGCTCCCCCAACGGCTACCTGGGCGGCATGAAACAGCCCCCGCCTCAGGGCCCGGCGGGCGGCAAGAAGGCTCGCAAACCCGGCGCCAAGGTCTGCAAGGACGCCAAAGACATGaaagtgaagaagaagaactcGCAGGATGGGAAGCCGCCCGGCAGCTTGCTGGACAGCTCGGCCGTGCTCTCCCCGGTGGATTCGCTGGAGTCGCCTCGCGGCTACGGCTCGGACGCCGCGTCCCCGCCCGTTATGACGGCCGCGGCGCTGAGCCACCTCCAAACCATGTCGGACCCGCACATGGGCGTCGGCCACATGGTCATGCCCAGCAAGCAGGAGCTGGCGCGGATGCAATTCGACCCGCTCCCCCCACGCCTCACGCACATGCCCGTGTCTGGATCCACTGGCCAGTGCGACTGGATGTCCAGGATGCAGTTCAGCGCCATGAGGAACGGTGCTCAGCACGGGATGATGACTGGCCCCCACAGCGGGCACCCTCAAATGATGGCCTACGCGAGCATTCCTGGCAACCGCCTCAATCCAATCATGCAGCAGATGCAGAACCTCCAGCAACTCCAGAACCAGAACTTCATCAACGCCGATCTGAGCCCCCCGGAGCTCCAGCAGGGTCCCGTGCCCATCCGCACTATCCTGCCCCAGGAGGCCCAGATAATGCCGGCCGCACTGGGCGCCCAGTTCCTCACACCGCCCTCTCAGCACAGCTACTCGGGCCCCGTGGACGGCAACACACCCAGCCATCAGGTCCAGGTGCCGGACCACCCCTTTCTGACGCCTTCGCCGGGCTCGCCCGACCAGTGGTCCAGCTCCTCGCCGCACTCCAACATGTCGGACTGGTCAGAGGGAATTTCCAGTCCACCCACTAGCATGCCGGCCCAGATGGGACACCTGGCAGAGCAGTTCAAGTGA